From one Paeniglutamicibacter psychrophenolicus genomic stretch:
- a CDS encoding amino acid permease gives MCLSGLDYFSTLGYQPAIAALAAGALAPLATLMLVAVTLGAALPVYRRVANESPHGQGSISMLERLLPHWKGKLFVLVLLGFAATDFMITITLSSADASAHIIENPFTPDWFNGQQIIITLVLILLLGALFLRGFHEVIWLAVGLVATYLLLNVVVIAVAVASLVADPAPVDHWWLNLTATHSSPWMMIAISLIVFPKLALGLSGFETGVAVMPQIRHTPGDTEENPRGRIAGARKLLLTAALTMSVFLVFSSVVTTLLIPAPEFQPGGDANGRALSFLAHAMLGDGFGSIYDLSTILILWFAGASALAGMLNLIPRYLPRFGMAPEWARAIRPLVLVLIGIAVVITIAFEASVDAQGAAYATGVLVLMASAAVAVTISAKRQGQRWRAIGFGIVSVIFVYTTAANVVERPDGIRIAAFFIAGIIAVSLISRFRRSTELRATSVTLDAAALEIVKTSTEDSMVRIIAHEPVRLSAARYRHKLAHAKMASHLPEEARVLFIEIKVSDFSDFAQDIKVCGITRHGYKILQAEAPSIPTAIAAICLEIRDVTGVMPHIYFRWTEGNPVRNLLRFLFLGQGEIAPLTREVLREAEPSIARRPWVHVG, from the coding sequence ATGTGCCTTTCGGGCCTGGACTACTTCTCGACCCTGGGCTACCAGCCGGCCATCGCTGCCCTAGCCGCCGGCGCCCTGGCCCCGCTGGCCACCCTCATGCTCGTGGCGGTCACCCTGGGTGCAGCGCTTCCGGTGTACCGCCGCGTGGCCAACGAATCCCCGCACGGGCAGGGGTCCATCTCGATGCTCGAACGCCTGCTGCCGCACTGGAAGGGCAAGCTGTTCGTGCTGGTGCTGCTGGGCTTCGCCGCAACCGACTTCATGATCACCATCACGCTTTCCTCGGCCGACGCCTCGGCACACATCATCGAGAACCCCTTCACTCCCGATTGGTTCAACGGGCAGCAAATCATCATCACGCTCGTGCTGATCCTGCTGCTCGGGGCCTTGTTCCTGCGCGGCTTCCACGAGGTCATTTGGCTGGCCGTAGGGCTGGTGGCCACCTACCTGCTGCTGAACGTCGTGGTGATCGCGGTGGCCGTGGCCTCCCTTGTCGCCGACCCGGCGCCCGTGGACCACTGGTGGCTGAACCTCACGGCCACCCATTCAAGCCCGTGGATGATGATCGCGATCTCGCTGATCGTGTTCCCCAAGCTGGCGCTGGGCCTGTCGGGCTTCGAAACCGGCGTGGCCGTGATGCCGCAGATCAGGCACACCCCCGGGGACACCGAGGAGAACCCGCGCGGTCGCATTGCCGGGGCCCGGAAGCTGCTGCTCACCGCCGCACTGACCATGAGCGTGTTCCTGGTGTTCTCCTCGGTGGTCACCACCTTGCTGATTCCCGCCCCGGAGTTCCAGCCCGGGGGCGACGCCAACGGCCGGGCCCTCTCGTTCCTGGCCCACGCGATGCTCGGCGACGGGTTCGGCAGCATCTACGACCTGTCCACCATCCTGATCCTGTGGTTCGCCGGGGCCTCGGCCCTGGCCGGCATGCTCAACCTGATCCCCCGGTACCTGCCGCGCTTTGGCATGGCGCCCGAGTGGGCCCGGGCCATCCGCCCGCTGGTGCTGGTGCTCATCGGCATCGCCGTGGTCATCACCATCGCCTTCGAGGCCAGCGTCGATGCCCAGGGTGCCGCCTACGCGACCGGCGTGCTGGTGCTCATGGCCTCCGCCGCGGTGGCCGTGACCATCTCCGCCAAGCGCCAGGGCCAGCGGTGGCGGGCCATCGGGTTCGGCATCGTGTCGGTCATCTTCGTCTACACCACCGCGGCCAACGTCGTCGAGCGCCCCGACGGCATCCGGATCGCGGCGTTCTTCATCGCCGGCATCATCGCCGTCTCGCTGATTTCCCGCTTCCGCCGCTCCACGGAACTGCGGGCGACTTCGGTGACCCTGGATGCAGCGGCCCTGGAGATCGTCAAGACCTCCACCGAGGATTCGATGGTGCGGATCATCGCCCACGAACCGGTGCGCCTCTCGGCCGCCCGCTACAGGCACAAGCTTGCCCACGCCAAGATGGCCAGCCACCTGCCCGAGGAGGCCCGGGTGCTCTTCATCGAGATCAAGGTCTCCGACTTCTCGGACTTCGCCCAAGACATCAAGGTTTGCGGGATCACCCGGCACGGCTACAAGATCCTGCAGGCAGAGGCCCCCTCGATCCCCACCGCGATTGCCGCGATCTGCCTGGAAATCCGCGATGTGACAGGAGTGATGCCGCACATCTACTTCCGCTGGACCGAGGGGAACCCGGTGCGCAACCTGCTGCGCTTCCTGTTCCTGGGCCAAGGCGAGATCGCGCCGCTGACCCGCGAGGTGCTGCGCGAGGCCGAGCCGTCGATCGCCCGGCGGCCCTGGGTGCACGTGGGCTAG
- a CDS encoding VanZ family protein, whose protein sequence is MPVSEKMPSRERGRVLLVGLSAIYLVLLAWLVLWKLEVPYIGAGALRQVKLVPFAAGSGFGASPPFEVVANFVLFVPFGLYLGLFAPSLRWWKAAGVAAGASLALEIAQYVMSLGSSGATDLVVNTAGGPAGIGMLALAHRRLRARTSLIMTRVCSIGTVFALLLAGIFVASPLRYAPPRDVAGASFPPAGDHTRGIDRAFPRAAPMGLGNLS, encoded by the coding sequence ATGCCTGTTTCGGAAAAAATGCCGTCCCGAGAGCGCGGGCGCGTCCTGCTGGTCGGGCTGTCCGCGATCTACCTGGTCCTGCTCGCCTGGCTAGTGCTGTGGAAGCTCGAGGTCCCCTACATCGGCGCCGGCGCGTTGCGCCAGGTCAAGTTGGTCCCGTTCGCCGCCGGTTCCGGGTTCGGCGCCAGCCCACCCTTCGAGGTCGTCGCGAACTTCGTGCTTTTTGTCCCCTTCGGCCTGTACCTTGGGCTGTTTGCGCCGTCCCTGCGGTGGTGGAAAGCCGCGGGCGTGGCGGCCGGAGCGAGCCTTGCCCTGGAAATCGCCCAGTACGTCATGTCCCTGGGGAGCTCGGGTGCCACCGACCTCGTCGTCAACACCGCCGGGGGCCCGGCCGGGATCGGCATGCTCGCCCTGGCGCACCGCCGGTTGCGGGCCAGGACCTCCCTGATCATGACTCGGGTCTGCTCGATCGGGACAGTGTTCGCACTGCTTTTGGCCGGGATCTTCGTTGCTTCCCCGCTGCGCTATGCGCCACCGCGGGATGTCGCGGGGGCATCCTTCCCGCCGGCCGGGGACCACACCAGGGGAATTGATCGGGCCTTCCCGCGTGCCGCGCCCATGGGGCTTGGCAACTTGTCCTAG
- a CDS encoding helix-turn-helix domain-containing protein, producing the protein MKALPVEPSSAALAIGSRIRAARHAQRLTIDQVADSTGLTKGFLSRVERDLTSPSVASLVTLCQVLSMEVGELFTAPDTHVVRLAEAPRISLGGEGIVEQLVTARSERRLQVIRAVIAPHGEGEKELYAVDCEVEVLHVLSGRFVLIFANERFDLDAGDTVTFPGREPHSWLNPTGEEAVVTWTLVPAASR; encoded by the coding sequence ATGAAAGCCCTGCCCGTCGAACCCAGCAGTGCCGCGTTGGCCATCGGTTCGCGGATCCGTGCGGCCCGGCACGCCCAGCGACTGACCATCGACCAGGTTGCCGACTCCACGGGCTTGACCAAGGGCTTCCTTTCCCGGGTGGAACGCGACCTGACCAGCCCCTCGGTTGCCTCGCTGGTGACCCTGTGCCAGGTGCTCTCGATGGAGGTCGGCGAGTTGTTCACGGCTCCGGACACCCACGTGGTGCGCCTCGCCGAGGCCCCCCGGATCTCGCTGGGAGGCGAGGGCATCGTCGAGCAATTGGTGACGGCCCGCTCCGAGCGGCGCCTGCAGGTCATTCGCGCGGTCATCGCCCCGCACGGCGAGGGCGAAAAGGAGCTCTACGCGGTGGATTGCGAGGTCGAGGTGCTCCACGTGCTCTCCGGGCGCTTCGTCCTGATCTTCGCCAACGAACGCTTCGACCTGGATGCGGGGGACACCGTGACCTTCCCGGGCAGGGAGCCGCACAGCTGGCTCAACCCCACGGGCGAGGAAGCCGTGGTGACCTGGACCCTGGTGCCGGCCGCTTCGCGCTAG
- a CDS encoding sodium:solute symporter, translated as MEFINGTIVAVYLAAMLIFGWWGKSRTKNSSDYLVAGRRLGPFLYTGTMAAVVLGGASTVGGVGLGYKFGVSGMWLVVAIGTGVILLSLLFAPTLQRLKIFTVSQMLTLRYGSKSATNTSGVVMLAYTLMLCATSTSAYATIFVVLFGWERWMAIAIGGVIVVIYSTIGGMWSITLADQVQFVIKTVGIFFLMLPFALNAAGGMSGIRERVGAEFFTWDGIGVQTIITYFVVYTLGLLIGQDIWQRVFTAKTPTVARWGGTTAGIYCVLYGAAGAVIGLAARVALPEIDVANLGKDVVYAEVATQLLPVAIGGLVLAAAVAAMMSTASGALIAAATVARTDVTPFVASWFGKQMHVNTNENPEHDVRANRIWVLLLGVVAIVLAIMVSDVVAALTIAYDILVGGLLVAIIGGLIWKRGNGLGAAASMAAGTIVTLGTMITLEIQAENRFDGIYANEPIYFGLVASALVYVVVSLLTRPTEPSVITNWNARVAGQGDTEGVDLSEVSGR; from the coding sequence ATGGAATTCATCAATGGCACCATCGTCGCCGTCTACCTGGCGGCCATGCTCATCTTCGGCTGGTGGGGCAAATCGCGCACCAAGAACAGCAGCGACTACCTCGTCGCCGGCCGCCGGTTGGGACCTTTCCTCTACACCGGGACCATGGCCGCGGTCGTTTTGGGCGGCGCGTCCACCGTGGGCGGCGTGGGACTTGGCTACAAGTTCGGCGTCTCCGGCATGTGGCTGGTCGTGGCGATCGGCACCGGAGTCATCCTGCTCTCGCTGCTCTTCGCGCCGACGCTGCAGCGACTGAAGATCTTCACGGTCTCGCAGATGCTCACCCTGCGCTACGGCAGCAAGTCGGCAACCAACACCTCGGGCGTCGTCATGCTCGCCTACACGCTGATGCTCTGCGCCACCTCCACCAGCGCCTACGCGACGATCTTCGTGGTCCTCTTCGGCTGGGAACGCTGGATGGCCATCGCCATTGGCGGGGTCATCGTGGTCATCTACTCCACCATCGGCGGCATGTGGTCGATCACCCTGGCCGACCAGGTGCAGTTCGTCATCAAGACCGTGGGCATCTTCTTCCTGATGCTTCCCTTCGCATTGAACGCAGCCGGCGGCATGTCCGGGATCCGTGAGCGCGTCGGCGCCGAGTTCTTCACCTGGGACGGCATCGGCGTCCAGACCATCATCACCTACTTCGTGGTCTACACCCTGGGCCTGCTCATCGGCCAGGACATCTGGCAGCGCGTCTTCACCGCCAAGACCCCGACCGTGGCCCGCTGGGGCGGCACCACCGCCGGCATCTACTGCGTGCTCTACGGCGCAGCGGGCGCGGTCATCGGCTTGGCCGCCCGCGTCGCCCTTCCGGAGATCGACGTGGCCAACCTCGGCAAGGACGTCGTCTACGCCGAGGTTGCCACCCAGCTTTTGCCCGTCGCGATCGGCGGACTGGTGCTGGCCGCGGCCGTCGCCGCGATGATGTCCACCGCCTCGGGCGCGCTGATTGCCGCGGCCACCGTTGCCCGCACCGACGTCACCCCGTTCGTGGCCAGCTGGTTCGGCAAGCAGATGCACGTGAACACCAACGAGAACCCGGAGCACGACGTGCGCGCCAACCGCATCTGGGTGTTGCTGCTGGGCGTGGTCGCCATCGTGCTGGCCATCATGGTCTCCGACGTGGTCGCGGCCCTGACCATCGCCTACGACATCCTGGTCGGCGGCCTGCTGGTGGCCATCATCGGCGGGCTCATCTGGAAGCGCGGCAACGGGTTGGGCGCCGCCGCCTCCATGGCCGCCGGAACCATCGTCACGCTGGGCACCATGATCACCCTGGAGATCCAGGCGGAGAACCGCTTCGACGGCATCTACGCCAACGAGCCGATCTACTTCGGCCTTGTCGCCTCGGCACTGGTCTACGTGGTGGTCTCGCTGCTGACCCGGCCCACCGAGCCCTCCGTCATCACCAACTGGAACGCGCGGGTCGCCGGGCAGGGCGACACCGAGGGCGTGGACCTCTCCGAGGTTTCCGGACGCTAG
- a CDS encoding DinB family protein → MDDFKDHLATYLNNSRQAMLWKAEGLGDKELTRPMVPTGTSILGLIQHLGFVEYGYFVQCLGFSIADEHYAALEADADDSADMWVSADVPCAEVLAFYRRAIEAANRNIAALSLDAPATVPWWPGERRHTTLGRLMLHMNVETARHAGHADILRELIDGSTGMRRDNDNMPPYDDIAWNELHEKILRASESR, encoded by the coding sequence ATGGACGATTTCAAGGACCACCTGGCGACGTACCTGAACAACTCCCGCCAAGCCATGCTCTGGAAGGCCGAGGGGCTCGGCGACAAGGAGCTGACACGGCCCATGGTGCCCACGGGCACCAGCATCCTGGGCCTGATCCAGCACCTCGGGTTCGTGGAGTACGGATACTTCGTCCAATGCCTCGGCTTCAGCATCGCGGACGAGCACTACGCGGCGCTGGAGGCCGATGCGGATGACAGCGCGGACATGTGGGTTTCGGCCGATGTCCCGTGCGCCGAGGTCCTGGCCTTCTACCGGCGGGCCATCGAGGCTGCGAACCGCAACATCGCCGCGCTGTCCCTGGACGCCCCGGCAACCGTTCCGTGGTGGCCCGGGGAACGGCGCCACACCACCCTCGGGCGGCTGATGCTGCACATGAACGTGGAAACCGCGCGCCATGCGGGGCACGCCGACATCCTGCGCGAGCTCATCGACGGGTCCACCGGGATGCGCCGGGACAACGACAACATGCCGCCGTATGACGACATTGCGTGGAACGAACTACACGAAAAGATCCTGCGCGCCTCCGAATCGCGGTAA
- a CDS encoding VIT1/CCC1 transporter family protein, with protein sequence MTPQAPTPTPAQIKRWRKYLADEVAEGAVYRELANKRQGEERAVLLGLAEAETRHEEHWRTLLGEHAGKAMSPSIRRTMLRFLARHFGSVFVLALAQRAEGNSPYAGDTDASRQMAADELVHEEVVRGLATRGRNQLSGNFRAAVFGANDGLVSNLALVMGIGATGVATSMVLFSGIAGLLAGALSMAAGEYVSVRSQRELLSASKPTQVTLAAAPDLDLDANELVLVYKARGMSDEDAAHRAAERMGIYSCDCNPSLSLQPELADIAEAQEHEEIGSAMGAASSSFCFFASGAVIPILPFIFGMGGTPAIMLSALLVGIALLLTGGVVGLLSGASPTKRGLRQLAIGLGAAGVTYALGLLFGGSVA encoded by the coding sequence ATGACGCCGCAAGCGCCGACCCCCACCCCAGCCCAGATCAAACGCTGGCGCAAGTACCTGGCCGACGAAGTCGCCGAGGGCGCGGTCTACCGCGAACTGGCCAACAAGCGCCAAGGCGAGGAACGCGCGGTCCTCCTGGGACTGGCCGAGGCCGAAACCCGCCACGAGGAACACTGGCGCACGCTGCTGGGCGAACATGCCGGCAAGGCCATGAGCCCCTCGATCCGCCGCACCATGCTCCGCTTCCTGGCCCGGCACTTCGGCTCGGTCTTCGTGCTGGCCCTGGCCCAGCGCGCCGAGGGCAACTCCCCCTATGCCGGGGACACCGACGCCAGCCGCCAGATGGCCGCCGACGAATTGGTCCACGAGGAGGTCGTGCGCGGCCTGGCCACCCGGGGCCGCAACCAGCTTTCGGGCAACTTCCGCGCCGCGGTCTTTGGCGCCAACGACGGCCTGGTCTCGAACCTCGCCCTGGTCATGGGCATCGGCGCGACCGGGGTGGCCACCTCGATGGTGCTCTTTTCCGGCATTGCCGGACTGCTCGCCGGCGCCCTGTCGATGGCCGCCGGCGAGTACGTCTCGGTGCGCTCGCAGCGCGAGCTGCTCTCCGCGTCCAAGCCCACCCAGGTGACCCTGGCCGCCGCCCCGGACCTGGATTTGGACGCCAACGAGCTGGTGCTGGTCTACAAGGCCCGAGGCATGAGCGACGAGGACGCGGCCCACCGTGCCGCCGAACGCATGGGCATCTACTCCTGCGACTGCAACCCCTCGCTGTCGCTTCAGCCCGAACTGGCCGACATCGCCGAGGCGCAGGAACACGAGGAAATCGGCTCGGCCATGGGAGCTGCCTCCTCGTCGTTCTGCTTCTTTGCCTCCGGCGCGGTGATCCCGATCCTGCCGTTCATCTTCGGCATGGGCGGAACCCCTGCCATCATGCTCTCCGCGCTGTTGGTGGGCATCGCCCTGCTGCTCACCGGGGGCGTGGTCGGCCTGCTCTCCGGTGCTTCCCCGACCAAGCGCGGGCTGCGCCAGCTGGCCATCGGCCTGGGCGCCGCGGGCGTCACCTACGCCCTGGGGCTGCTCTTCGGTGGATCCGTGGCCTAG
- a CDS encoding DUF222 domain-containing protein, protein MATTSSSGIPSAGTATGGAGKDLGYETLLADGADMDALVAEHLAHTGTEGILSLAAAVNAAPVLTGTHDAVAAVGALETLKCAATAKQADHSVAYQDCLVADRKRAGIREKNPAWGSSGDVALALHLSPTGGTNRTNDFRLLAEDLPRCHQGLRQGILTWDQVHVVISGTRNLKIENRRMLDSLLWEDTHTCFVEGIATLRDLVEYWALILEPETAEKKEEDAADKRYASGYQLNENTVRIVGEFPLDQGIPILQVLNREMERPREPGDERTNAQVAADTVFEALTDTKATGSRPVALFLIMEPESLTGDSDEPALIPGHGYISAARARSLVAGDPEHPLNTWYRRLYAAPETGKLVAMDSAARRFAGNLKRFISLRDQRCRTPHCNGRIQELDHIVQVRRNGKTTENNASGRCKTCNRTKEAPGWHEEPLSGQGRHSFKITTPSGHSYISTAPPLRPGTGMNRPPQRK, encoded by the coding sequence ATGGCAACGACGTCATCGAGCGGCATCCCTTCAGCCGGCACCGCCACAGGTGGAGCCGGGAAGGACCTGGGCTACGAAACGTTGCTGGCCGACGGTGCGGATATGGATGCACTGGTTGCCGAGCATCTGGCCCACACCGGCACCGAGGGGATCCTGTCCCTGGCCGCCGCCGTGAACGCGGCCCCGGTGCTGACCGGCACCCATGACGCGGTGGCCGCAGTTGGCGCCCTGGAGACCTTGAAATGCGCCGCCACGGCGAAGCAGGCCGACCACAGTGTCGCCTACCAAGACTGCCTGGTTGCCGATCGGAAGCGCGCCGGGATCAGGGAGAAGAACCCCGCCTGGGGCTCCAGCGGGGACGTTGCCCTGGCCCTGCACCTGTCCCCGACGGGCGGGACCAATCGCACCAACGACTTCCGGCTCCTTGCCGAAGACCTGCCCCGCTGCCACCAGGGGCTTCGCCAGGGCATCTTGACCTGGGACCAGGTACACGTGGTCATCAGCGGCACCCGGAACCTCAAGATCGAAAACCGCAGAATGCTCGATTCCCTGCTGTGGGAGGACACCCACACCTGCTTCGTGGAAGGGATTGCGACGCTGCGTGACTTGGTCGAATACTGGGCCCTCATCCTGGAACCGGAAACGGCCGAAAAGAAGGAAGAAGACGCTGCCGACAAGCGGTATGCCAGCGGCTACCAGCTGAATGAAAACACCGTGCGGATCGTCGGCGAATTTCCGCTGGACCAGGGCATCCCCATCCTGCAGGTGCTCAACCGCGAAATGGAACGTCCCCGGGAGCCCGGGGACGAGCGCACCAATGCCCAGGTCGCGGCTGACACCGTCTTCGAAGCGCTTACCGACACCAAGGCCACCGGCTCCAGGCCCGTGGCGCTGTTCCTGATCATGGAGCCGGAGAGCCTTACCGGGGACAGCGACGAGCCGGCACTGATCCCGGGCCACGGCTACATCAGCGCCGCCAGGGCACGCTCGCTGGTGGCTGGCGACCCCGAGCACCCGCTGAACACCTGGTACCGGCGCCTCTACGCCGCCCCGGAAACCGGCAAGCTTGTCGCCATGGACTCCGCGGCCCGACGCTTTGCCGGAAACCTCAAGCGCTTCATCAGCCTCCGCGACCAACGCTGCCGCACCCCGCATTGCAACGGCCGCATCCAGGAACTCGACCACATCGTGCAGGTGCGCCGCAACGGCAAGACCACCGAGAACAATGCCTCGGGTCGATGCAAGACGTGCAACCGGACCAAGGAAGCGCCCGGCTGGCACGAGGAACCGCTGTCCGGTCAGGGCCGGCACTCCTTCAAGATCACCACCCCCAGCGGCCACAGCTATATCTCCACGGCTCCGCCACTGCGGCCCGGCACCGGCATGAACCGGCCACCCCAGCGGAAATAG
- a CDS encoding sugar phosphate isomerase/epimerase family protein, giving the protein MSTTIANQLAAAPISWGVCEAADWGVQLSPEQVLGDMRELGIKATEFGPLGFLPTEPSARAAHLEGYGMKAVGGFLPVVLHDQAVDPLPLVEAELKAFSVAGASVLVLAADAGTGDYEAHHEMDESQWEVFGRNLQAVVDLAAEAGILAVLHPHVGTMVESAASVQRLLETTAAQICLDTGHLLVGGTNPLDLVRLHASRVGIAHLKDVRSEIAAKVASGELGFVQAVKNGMFVPLGQGDCEIGQIVGLLKEAGYKGWYVMEQDAVLESAFDGAAAKTDVRASIDFLLGL; this is encoded by the coding sequence ATGAGCACCACCATCGCCAACCAGCTCGCAGCCGCCCCGATTTCCTGGGGCGTATGCGAGGCCGCCGACTGGGGAGTGCAGCTAAGCCCAGAACAGGTCCTGGGGGACATGCGGGAACTTGGCATCAAGGCCACCGAATTCGGGCCGCTGGGCTTCCTGCCGACCGAACCCTCCGCCCGCGCCGCGCACCTCGAGGGGTACGGCATGAAAGCCGTGGGAGGCTTCCTGCCGGTTGTGCTCCACGACCAGGCCGTTGATCCGTTGCCGCTGGTCGAGGCTGAGTTGAAGGCGTTCTCCGTCGCAGGGGCATCGGTGCTGGTGCTGGCCGCCGACGCCGGGACCGGCGACTACGAGGCCCACCACGAAATGGACGAAAGCCAGTGGGAGGTGTTCGGGCGCAACCTCCAGGCAGTGGTGGACCTGGCCGCGGAAGCCGGGATCCTTGCCGTGTTGCACCCCCATGTGGGCACCATGGTCGAATCCGCAGCCAGCGTGCAACGCCTGCTGGAAACCACCGCGGCGCAGATCTGCCTGGACACCGGCCACTTGCTGGTCGGAGGCACCAACCCGCTGGACTTGGTGCGCCTGCACGCCTCGCGCGTGGGCATCGCCCACCTCAAGGACGTGCGCTCCGAGATTGCCGCCAAGGTGGCAAGCGGCGAGCTGGGATTCGTGCAGGCCGTCAAGAACGGCATGTTTGTTCCGTTGGGCCAGGGCGACTGCGAGATCGGACAGATTGTCGGCCTGCTCAAGGAAGCCGGATACAAGGGCTGGTATGTCATGGAACAGGATGCTGTGCTCGAATCGGCCTTTGACGGCGCCGCTGCCAAGACCGATGTCCGCGCGTCAATCGACTTCCTGCTGGGGTTGTAG
- a CDS encoding Gfo/Idh/MocA family oxidoreductase, which produces MKTLNIGLIGVGRIGTMHANNLNSLRPQLVERGLDVNLWITDVAADYARTVAEGLGASFFDSVQSMIDSGVDALLIATGTMTHPDLIRAGIAANLPVFCEKPVAGDVEAALPLLEEIAAANGRVQIGHQRRFDAGYLDAKRRLDAGDIGWIHSMRAITGDMFPPSLEFIASSGGLFRDCSVHDFDILRWLTGKEIVEVYAKGSNNGDPGIGAAGDVDTALAVLTFEDGTVATAIATRYNGAGHDVRLEIQGSKDTVVVGLDEKSALHSAEEGITFPSGTAHQTFIERFDGAYRAELVAFIEYVLGERENPCSPWDAVAASRVADAAQESLLTGVPVSIAPVPAV; this is translated from the coding sequence ATGAAGACCTTGAACATCGGACTCATCGGAGTCGGCCGCATCGGCACCATGCACGCAAACAACCTCAATTCGCTGCGCCCGCAGCTGGTCGAACGTGGCCTGGACGTGAACCTGTGGATCACCGACGTTGCCGCCGACTACGCGCGCACCGTGGCCGAGGGCCTGGGCGCCAGCTTCTTCGACTCCGTCCAATCGATGATCGATTCGGGAGTGGACGCGCTGCTCATTGCCACGGGGACCATGACGCACCCGGACTTGATCCGGGCCGGCATCGCCGCGAACCTGCCGGTCTTCTGCGAAAAGCCGGTGGCCGGCGACGTGGAGGCCGCCCTGCCGCTGCTGGAGGAAATCGCAGCCGCCAACGGCCGGGTGCAGATCGGCCACCAGCGCCGCTTTGACGCGGGCTACCTGGACGCCAAGCGCCGCCTGGATGCCGGGGATATCGGGTGGATCCACTCGATGCGTGCCATCACCGGGGACATGTTCCCTCCTTCCCTTGAGTTCATTGCCTCTTCCGGCGGGCTCTTCCGCGACTGCTCGGTCCATGACTTCGATATCCTGCGGTGGCTCACCGGCAAGGAAATCGTCGAGGTCTACGCCAAGGGCTCGAACAACGGGGACCCGGGGATCGGAGCCGCCGGGGATGTGGACACCGCGCTGGCCGTGCTGACCTTTGAGGACGGGACGGTGGCCACCGCGATAGCCACCCGCTACAACGGGGCGGGCCACGACGTGCGCCTGGAGATCCAGGGGTCCAAGGACACCGTGGTGGTGGGCCTTGACGAGAAATCCGCCCTGCACTCGGCCGAGGAAGGCATCACCTTCCCCTCCGGCACCGCACACCAGACATTCATCGAGCGCTTCGACGGCGCCTACCGCGCCGAACTGGTGGCCTTCATCGAGTACGTCCTGGGGGAACGGGAAAACCCCTGCTCGCCATGGGACGCCGTGGCCGCATCTCGCGTTGCCGACGCTGCCCAGGAATCCCTGCTCACCGGGGTGCCGGTCTCCATTGCTCCGGTTCCTGCCGTCTAG
- a CDS encoding Gfo/Idh/MocA family protein, with product MSGFPAALPESRVPDSQDAPVLNWGIAGPGWIAERFVESVKAHSAQNITAVGSRSASRAADFAAKHSIPAGHGSYKELAQDPNVDIVYVATPHPQHFDAAMTAIEAGKHVLVEKPMGITGEQVRIMAEAARVRNVFAAEALWTFFLPKFDVVTQLLEGGALGDIVSVFAEYGEHFEAGHRIFDPALAGGPLMDLGTYPLAFATRVLGAAESVAAIGTPHPSGVNGQLSMALGFADGAQGIVNTNLYNFTPTEAVIVGTEATLRIDGPFNMPGGFTLRHKDGRELRFEEDPGAHFEGLHFEAAAAARSIAAGLTEAPQRPLEHTLRTLELADEIRRQTGMEFPDTTTRKQTP from the coding sequence ATGAGCGGATTCCCCGCTGCACTTCCCGAGTCCCGGGTCCCCGATTCGCAAGATGCACCAGTGCTGAACTGGGGAATTGCCGGCCCCGGTTGGATCGCCGAACGATTCGTCGAGTCAGTCAAGGCGCATTCCGCGCAGAACATCACGGCCGTCGGCTCCCGGTCGGCCTCGCGTGCGGCAGATTTTGCGGCCAAGCACTCGATACCCGCCGGCCACGGAAGCTACAAGGAACTGGCACAGGATCCAAACGTCGACATCGTCTACGTGGCGACCCCGCACCCGCAACACTTCGATGCGGCCATGACGGCAATAGAGGCAGGAAAGCACGTGCTGGTGGAAAAGCCCATGGGCATCACCGGTGAACAGGTGCGGATCATGGCCGAGGCCGCACGGGTGCGGAACGTCTTTGCCGCCGAGGCCCTGTGGACGTTCTTCCTGCCGAAGTTCGACGTGGTCACCCAGTTGCTGGAGGGCGGAGCGCTGGGAGACATCGTCTCGGTTTTCGCCGAATACGGAGAGCACTTCGAGGCGGGACACCGGATCTTCGACCCGGCCCTGGCCGGCGGTCCGCTCATGGACCTGGGCACCTACCCGTTGGCCTTCGCCACCAGGGTGCTCGGCGCCGCGGAATCGGTGGCCGCCATCGGAACACCCCATCCTTCGGGCGTGAACGGCCAACTGTCCATGGCCTTGGGGTTCGCCGACGGGGCCCAGGGAATCGTGAACACCAACCTGTACAACTTCACCCCGACCGAGGCCGTGATCGTGGGCACCGAAGCGACCCTGCGCATCGACGGCCCCTTCAATATGCCCGGCGGCTTTACCCTGCGTCATAAAGACGGACGTGAACTGCGCTTTGAGGAGGATCCCGGGGCACACTTCGAGGGGTTGCACTTTGAAGCGGCGGCGGCGGCCAGAAGCATTGCCGCTGGACTCACCGAGGCACCGCAACGCCCGCTGGAACACACACTGAGGACCCTTGAACTGGCCGACGAAATCCGACGCCAGACCGGCATGGAATTCCCGGACACCACCACACGAAAGCAAACACCATGA